The Amycolatopsis sp. DG1A-15b genome window below encodes:
- a CDS encoding D-glycerate dehydrogenase has product MAKIAVTRWIPDDAVKLLAEAGEVAVSPADRPLTPAELHEFVGGASAVVGMLHDRLDGALADAAGPGLKVVANVAVGYDNVDVAALAERGVVVTNTPGVLTDATADLAFGLLLAVTRRLGEGERLLRSRTPWSFHLGFLLGSGLQGKTLGVVGFGQIGRAMANRASAFGMSVVYSGRSKKDTDAEFVSFEELLARSDVVSLHCPLTPETRHLIDAAALRAMKPGAYLVNTTRGPVVDEAALADALEAGEIAGAALDVFEKEPEVEPRLLGRDDVVLSPHLGSATVETRTAMAVLAARNVTAVLAGRPPLTEVKP; this is encoded by the coding sequence GTGGCCAAGATCGCGGTGACCCGATGGATTCCCGACGACGCGGTGAAGCTCCTCGCCGAGGCGGGCGAGGTGGCGGTCTCCCCCGCCGACCGGCCGTTGACGCCTGCCGAACTGCACGAGTTCGTCGGCGGCGCGTCGGCCGTGGTCGGGATGCTGCACGACCGGCTCGACGGCGCGCTGGCCGACGCCGCCGGTCCCGGGCTGAAGGTGGTCGCGAACGTCGCCGTCGGGTACGACAACGTCGACGTCGCGGCGCTGGCCGAACGCGGCGTCGTCGTCACCAACACGCCGGGTGTGCTCACCGACGCCACCGCCGACCTCGCCTTCGGGCTGCTGCTCGCCGTCACGCGACGCCTCGGCGAAGGCGAACGGCTGCTGCGCTCACGCACGCCGTGGTCGTTCCACCTCGGCTTCCTGCTCGGCTCCGGGTTGCAGGGCAAGACGCTCGGCGTCGTCGGGTTCGGGCAGATCGGGCGGGCGATGGCGAACCGGGCGTCGGCGTTCGGGATGTCCGTCGTCTACTCCGGACGGTCCAAAAAGGACACCGATGCCGAATTCGTGTCGTTCGAGGAGCTGCTGGCGCGCTCGGACGTCGTGTCGCTGCACTGCCCGCTGACGCCCGAGACGCGGCACCTCATCGACGCCGCCGCGTTGCGCGCCATGAAACCCGGCGCGTACCTGGTGAACACGACCCGCGGCCCGGTCGTCGACGAAGCCGCGCTGGCCGACGCGCTGGAAGCCGGGGAGATCGCCGGGGCCGCGCTCGACGTGTTCGAGAAGGAACCCGAGGTCGAACCGCGGCTGCTCGGCCGGGACGACGTCGTGCTCAGCCCGCACCTGGGTTCGGCGACGGTCGAGACCCGCACCGCGATGGCCGTGCTGGCCGCGCGCAACGTCACGGCGGTGCTCGCCGGGCGTCCCCCGCTGACGGAGGTGAAGCCGTGA